A single region of the Oryzias latipes chromosome 21, ASM223467v1 genome encodes:
- the LOC111946723 gene encoding uncharacterized protein LOC111946723 isoform X2 produces the protein MYREPKPNQDAVCQILDLGFQSRKAFIESDVLKEDDRPTKILEAYPCFKELHHELRWIQDMGNGKFRCQVQDRWEDFCSLVQFYRVWKKVLKPPMNLSGVEHNVALFRALPTLFPSPTSPLKKLAHASEALLHVLEPTDDPAKYLEKRSFSSPVLLFDGSCCLVASGETPITTFAKEDLGHRLFYLLAYHYTFHLTHPKFVATLLCQSDRNIEGQYSRAGHHKFIKKVLAE, from the exons ATGTATAGAGAACCAAAACCAAACCAAGATGCTGTCTGCCAGATCCTTGACCTCGGATTTCAGTCAAGAAAAGCCTTCATTGAAAGTGATGTCCTAAAAGAAGATGATAGACCTACAAAGATTCTGGAGGCATATCCATGTTTCAAGGAGCTTCATCAT GAGCTGCGGTGGATCCAGGATATGGGAAACGGCAAATTCAGATGTCAAGTACAGGACAGATGGGAAGACTTCTGCTCACTAGTGCAGTTTTACAGAGTTTGGAAAAAAGTGTTGAAGCCTCCCATGAACTTAAGTGGAG TTGAACACAACGTTGCACTCTTCAGAGCACTCCCAACGCTTTTCCCATCTCCAACTTCACCCCTTAAGAAACTGGCACATGCTAGTGAAGCATTGCTGCATGTTCTAGAG ccAACAGATGATCCTGCCAAATACCTGGAGAAGAGATCTTTCTCCAGCCCGGTGTTGCTCTTTGATGGGTCCTGCTGTCTCGTGGCAAGTGGAGAAACTCCCATCACCACCTTTGCCAAAGAAGATCTTGGCCATAGGTTGTTTTATCTGTTGGCTTACCACTACACCTTCCATCTTACCCATCCCAAGTTTGTGGCAACCCTACTTTGTCAGTCAGACAGAAATATTGAAGGACAATATTCACGAGCGGGACACCACAagttcataaaaaaagttttggcaGAGTGA
- the LOC111946723 gene encoding uncharacterized protein LOC111946723 isoform X1 has translation MYREPKPNQDAVCQILDLGFQSRKAFIESDVLKEDDRPTKILEAYPCFKELHHVMEELRWIQDMGNGKFRCQVQDRWEDFCSLVQFYRVWKKVLKPPMNLSGVEHNVALFRALPTLFPSPTSPLKKLAHASEALLHVLEPTDDPAKYLEKRSFSSPVLLFDGSCCLVASGETPITTFAKEDLGHRLFYLLAYHYTFHLTHPKFVATLLCQSDRNIEGQYSRAGHHKFIKKVLAE, from the exons ATGTATAGAGAACCAAAACCAAACCAAGATGCTGTCTGCCAGATCCTTGACCTCGGATTTCAGTCAAGAAAAGCCTTCATTGAAAGTGATGTCCTAAAAGAAGATGATAGACCTACAAAGATTCTGGAGGCATATCCATGTTTCAAGGAGCTTCATCAT GTGATGGAGGAGCTGCGGTGGATCCAGGATATGGGAAACGGCAAATTCAGATGTCAAGTACAGGACAGATGGGAAGACTTCTGCTCACTAGTGCAGTTTTACAGAGTTTGGAAAAAAGTGTTGAAGCCTCCCATGAACTTAAGTGGAG TTGAACACAACGTTGCACTCTTCAGAGCACTCCCAACGCTTTTCCCATCTCCAACTTCACCCCTTAAGAAACTGGCACATGCTAGTGAAGCATTGCTGCATGTTCTAGAG ccAACAGATGATCCTGCCAAATACCTGGAGAAGAGATCTTTCTCCAGCCCGGTGTTGCTCTTTGATGGGTCCTGCTGTCTCGTGGCAAGTGGAGAAACTCCCATCACCACCTTTGCCAAAGAAGATCTTGGCCATAGGTTGTTTTATCTGTTGGCTTACCACTACACCTTCCATCTTACCCATCCCAAGTTTGTGGCAACCCTACTTTGTCAGTCAGACAGAAATATTGAAGGACAATATTCACGAGCGGGACACCACAagttcataaaaaaagttttggcaGAGTGA